A stretch of the Lagenorhynchus albirostris chromosome 21, mLagAlb1.1, whole genome shotgun sequence genome encodes the following:
- the SMIM18 gene encoding small integral membrane protein 18, translated as MASQSSSLWNETTTSVYQYFGFQVQKIYPFHDNWNTACFVILLLFIFTVVSLVVLAFLYEALDCCCCVKNKTVKDLKNEPNPLRSMMDNIRKRETEVV; from the coding sequence ATGGCCTCCCAGAGCTCAAGCCTCTGGAATGAAACAACTACATCTGTTTATCAGTACTTTGGTTTTCAAGTTCAAAAAATTTACCCTTTCCATGATAACTGGAACACTGCCTGCTTTGtcattctgcttttatttatatttacagtgGTATCTTTAGTGGTGCTGGCTTTCCTTTATGAAGCGCTTGACTGCTGTTGCtgtgtaaaaaacaaaactgtgaaaGACTTGAAAAATGAACCGAACCCTCTTAGAAGTATGATGGACAACATCAGAAAACGTGAAACTGAAGTGGTCTAG